A portion of the Lolium rigidum isolate FL_2022 chromosome 1, APGP_CSIRO_Lrig_0.1, whole genome shotgun sequence genome contains these proteins:
- the LOC124659614 gene encoding agamous-like MADS-box protein AGL61, whose product MAMPPRRTSIGRQRIEIRPIENHEARQVSFSKRRRGLFNKASELAIMCGVELAVVVISPGGKAFTFGDPSVHAILERFDLAGAAPAAREGGGGAGGTAVAELERRFGELRALLETEEARRESAVAAMAAKRAAASPVTALLQAHVRDLGEAQLRVYEAALEETQLAVTARKNQVLQDTFNYDRAIAARARPINNNLQVQRTPPQTLPNNQVLPTAQQFVANNQVQPTPQQLLGNIQVQPMPPQFLANNQVQPTPQQLLANNQVQPTPEHFLANIQVQPMPQQSLANNSVQQFQANNDGGFDQFGAGSSSSANNGEMEMQMMMTPLPGFDDADLEMMMMDWMELGLGFPDPC is encoded by the coding sequence ATGGCCATGCCGCCTCGCCGCACGAGCATTGGGAGGCAGCGGATCGAGATCCGCCCCATCGAGAACCATGAGGCGCGTCAGGTAAGCTTCTCCAAGCGCCGCAGGGGCCTCTTCAACAAGGCCAGCGAGCTCGCCATCATGTGCGGCGTCGAGCTGGCCGTCGTCGTCATCTCCCCCGGCGGCAAGGCCTTCACCTTCGGCGACCCCTCCGTCCACGCCATCCTCGAGCGCTTCGATCTGgccggggcggcgccggcggcccgggaaggaggaggaggcgctggtGGAACGGCGGTGGCGGAGCTCGAACGTCGGTTCGGGGAGCTGCGTGCGCTTCTGGAAACGGAGGAGGCCCGGAGGGAGAGCGcggtggcggccatggcggcgaaacGCGCCGCCGCGAGCCCCGTGACGGCGTTGCTACAGGCTCACGTCCGCGACCTTGGGGAGGCTCAACTGAGGGTCTATGAGGCGGCGCTGGAGGAAACGCAGCTCGCCGTCACGGCGCGCAAGAACCAGGTGCTCCAGGACACTTTCAACTACGACCGCGCCATCGCGGCCAGGGCACGCCCCATCAACAACAACCTGCAAGTTCAACGGACGCCTCCACAGACCCTCCCCAACAACCAAGTGCTGCCGACGGCGCAGCAGTTCGTCGCCAACAACCAGGTTCAGCCGACGCCGCAGCAGCTCCTCGGCAACATCCAGGTGCAGCCGATGCCGCCACAGTTCCTTGCCAACAACCAGGTGCAGCCGACGCCGCAGCAGCTCCTCGCCAACAACCAGGtgcagccgacgccggagcacttcCTCGCCAACATCCAGGTGCAGCCGATGCCGCAGCAATCCCTCGCGAACAACAGTGTGCAGCAGTTCCAAGCCAACAACGACGGCGGGTTTGATCAGTTTGGTGCAGGCAGCAGTAGTAGCGCCAACAATGGCGAGATGGAGATGCAGATGATGATGACGCCCCTGCCGGGGTTCGACGACGCCGAcctagagatgatgatgatggactgGATGGAGCTGGGGCTCGGCTTCCCTGACCCTTGCtga